A single genomic interval of Prochlorococcus marinus XMU1406 harbors:
- a CDS encoding NifU family protein, with the protein MSTETLSLTNENVEKVLDELRPFLISDGGNVEIAEIDGPIVKVRLQGACGSCPSSTMTLKMGIERKLKEMIPEISEVVQVL; encoded by the coding sequence ATGAGTACTGAAACACTCTCGCTGACAAACGAAAATGTAGAAAAAGTCCTTGACGAGCTAAGACCTTTTTTAATATCTGATGGAGGTAATGTAGAGATTGCAGAAATAGATGGTCCAATTGTCAAAGTCAGACTTCAAGGGGCATGTGGTAGTTGCCCAAGTAGTACTATGACCCTAAAAATGGGTATTGAGAGAAAGTTAAAAGAAATGATTCCTGAAATAAGTGAAGTTGTCCAGGTTTTATGA
- a CDS encoding DUF4278 domain-containing protein codes for MTTLTYRGKNYVQNKEAAKKQLVELTYRRNVYTNRMDDASSSNEKAELNYRGVNYTK; via the coding sequence ATGACTACTTTAACTTACAGAGGTAAAAACTACGTTCAAAACAAAGAAGCTGCTAAAAAGCAACTTGTTGAACTTACCTACAGAAGAAACGTATACACCAACAGAATGGATGACGCTTCTTCAAGTAATGAAAAAGCAGAATTAAATTACAGAGGTGTTAATTACACTAAATAA
- a CDS encoding malate:quinone oxidoreductase — MTSFQNATNDNSYFDAVLVGAGIMSSTLALLITEVLPDINILIVEKLNAPGSESTGAFNNAGTGHAANCELNYTPLDEKGNIKIDKALTINRSFERSMSLWASLYEAGKIDIKNFLKFIPHISFVSGQDNISFLKKRFQKMSENPEFIDMEFSTSFDEISSWAPLITKDRNPFTKIAATKIGRGTDINFEALTKEYLSLVSLNKNTEIRYKTELVDLKKIDKKKWELEISSEGRKTSIRTGYVFLGAGGKTINYLQKSKIPEAKSYGGFPVSGKWLICEKKDLTEKHNSKVYGKADIGSPPMSVPHLDTRWIDNKKLLLYGPFAGFTTKFLKQSSYFDLFSSIKKNNIFSMLDVGFKNNDLINYLISQSLKNHNSRVENLKNMMPSANPSDWYLKNAGQRVQIIKKTEGGGSLKFGTEIVNSSDGSLSALLGASPGASTAVSIMVEVLKKSVLFLNDKHNLQKKINDLIYPELSESENNSTYIKDIKKRNNSIFGFHP, encoded by the coding sequence GTGACTTCATTTCAAAATGCCACTAACGATAATAGCTACTTTGATGCAGTCTTAGTAGGAGCAGGGATAATGAGCAGTACTTTAGCCCTCTTAATTACAGAAGTTTTACCCGATATAAATATTCTTATTGTAGAAAAATTAAATGCTCCAGGAAGTGAAAGTACTGGCGCTTTTAATAATGCAGGTACAGGACATGCTGCTAATTGCGAATTAAACTATACACCTTTAGATGAAAAAGGAAATATAAAAATAGATAAAGCGCTCACAATAAATCGATCCTTTGAAAGATCCATGTCTTTATGGGCCTCATTGTATGAAGCAGGGAAAATTGATATTAAAAATTTTTTAAAATTTATTCCTCACATTAGTTTTGTGTCTGGTCAGGATAATATTTCTTTTTTAAAAAAAAGATTTCAGAAAATGAGCGAAAATCCTGAATTTATTGATATGGAATTTTCTACATCTTTTGATGAAATTTCATCATGGGCTCCTCTAATAACAAAAGATAGGAATCCATTTACTAAAATTGCTGCTACCAAAATAGGTAGAGGAACAGATATTAATTTTGAGGCTCTCACAAAAGAGTATTTGTCATTAGTTTCTTTAAATAAAAATACTGAAATTAGATACAAAACAGAATTAGTAGATTTAAAGAAAATTGATAAAAAAAAATGGGAACTAGAAATTAGTTCAGAGGGTAGAAAAACTTCAATTAGAACTGGCTATGTTTTTCTTGGTGCTGGTGGAAAAACAATTAATTATTTGCAAAAATCAAAAATTCCAGAAGCAAAGAGTTATGGTGGATTTCCTGTTAGTGGGAAATGGCTTATTTGCGAGAAAAAAGATCTAACAGAAAAACATAACTCAAAAGTTTATGGTAAAGCTGATATCGGATCTCCACCAATGTCTGTGCCTCATTTAGACACAAGATGGATTGATAATAAAAAACTTCTTTTATATGGACCTTTTGCTGGTTTTACAACGAAATTTCTAAAGCAAAGTTCATACTTTGACTTATTTAGTTCAATTAAAAAGAATAATATTTTTTCTATGTTAGACGTTGGTTTCAAGAACAACGATTTAATTAATTACCTAATATCACAATCATTAAAGAACCATAATTCAAGAGTTGAAAATTTAAAGAATATGATGCCATCAGCTAATCCTTCTGATTGGTATTTAAAGAATGCTGGACAAAGAGTCCAAATAATTAAAAAAACTGAAGGTGGTGGTTCTTTGAAATTTGGAACGGAGATTGTGAATTCATCTGATGGATCATTATCTGCTTTGTTAGGAGCATCACCCGGAGCAAGTACTGCAGTTTCAATTATGGTTGAGGTTCTAAAAAAATCTGTTTTATTTTTAAATGACAAGCATAATCTTCAGAAAAAAATAAATGACTTAATTTATCCAGAACTATCGGAATCTGAGAATAACAGTACCTACATAAAAGACATCAAAAAAAGAAATAATTCCATTTTTGGTTTCCATCCATAA